The DNA sequence TTTCTCCAGGCGGGTGACCACGCGCGACAGGTGGGACAGTGTCATATCGGAGAGTTCCGCCAGTTCACTCATCCGCAGGCGACGGTCAGGGGCCATGGAGATCTGGGCGAGTGCGAAATAATCGAAGTTGCTCAGGCCGGAATCAGCCTTGAGCTGGGCATCCATCCGGGCGGGAAGCCAGACGCGCATGGACCAGATGTTGAGCCAGACATCCTGCTGTTCCTGGTTCAACCACACATTGTCTGAAACGGAGTCTGAAACAGAGTTCTCGCTTGTCATGTCAACCAATGATAGTGATCTTTGCTACCCTTCGCCCACCGATTGGCGGCTGGGATTATGGCAGCGGTATATCAGGACCCCTGACGGCGGGCCCGGCGCTCAAGTCTCTTCTGCTCCTTCTTCGCCTTCAACGCCTTGGGATCATCGGAAGCGATGAACGCACCTGCGGCCACGCCACCGACTCCTCCGAAGAGGTGCGCCTGCCAGGACACGCCCGGTTGAATGGGCAGGAGACCCCAGAACAGTCCTGAGTAGATGAAGGCCAGCGCCAGCCCCACAAGGAACTGTTTGAAATCACGGTTGAACAGGCCACGCACGATCAGGTATCCGAGCCAGCCGTAGATGAGCCCTGAGGCCCCGATGTGGTTAGTGCCCACACCACCAAACAGCCAGGTACCGATGCCGCCGAGGATGACTACGATCAGCGTGACCTCCCAGAACACCCGTTTTCCGCTCAGCCCGATGATGAAACAGAAGATGGCACCGGGCACGGTGTTGCTGATCAGGTGTTCAAAGTTGGAGTGCAGCAGCGGGGAGGTGAAGATGTGCCACAGTGCGCTGGTATCCAGGGGGTGGATGCCGAAATAATTCAGCCACCCTCCGGTGAGGATGGTGATGATATGCACCGCCCAGATCACCGCCACGAAACCGAGGGCGAACAACAGGCCGGTCTTGGTATAGGACCGGTCTTTCAGCTGCTGCCCCATCTGCGGGGTGCGACGCTGCCATGGTTTCATGGCACCACCCGTGTTGGGTGTGAAGCCGGGTGTTGATCCGAATCCTGTGTTGTTGTACGGGGAATTTCCGAAGTTGTTGTAACTCATGGGATCAGTTCTCGGTAGGTTGTCAGCCCGAGGCCCGGGCTGGCGGAGGTGATGGCATCAACGATGGCATCCTGCACGCAATCAGCGGCCGCTGCGCTCAAGGATGCCAGAAGTACGGTGTCCACGCCCGTTCCATCGCCGGTGGACAGGGCGAACAGAGTGTCCCCGTCCATGGGGGAATGTGCAGGCCGCACAGCACGCGCCAGGCCGTCATGGCCGGTCATGGCCAACCGTTTGGCCTGCGCCTTGGTGATCGGCGCATCGGTGGCGATCACCCCGATGGTGGTGTTCAACTCCCCTGCGGGGTGCGGCAGGAAAACAAGCTTGTCGACGCTCACCCGGTCACTTCCCGGCGCGCCATAAAGGTGGCCGGTGGTGGCATCAACCACCTCACCGACCGGGTTGGCCACTACAGCGGCGGCCACCACAAACCCGTCGATCTCCACCGATGCCTGGCCGAATCCACCGCGTAGTCGGCCGGCGGTGGCTCCGCTGCCTGCACCGATGCTGCCGGATATATCTCTGTCTTGTCCTTTAAGTGCGTTCTGCACGGCCTCATAACCGTGGTCGCGGGTGGGGCGGTTGGCGGGATCACCCACCAGAAGATCAAAGATGACAGCGGCGGGGACGATGGGCACGATCGGCCCCTCTCGGTCCGGTCCCAGCACCGGGAATCCAATCCCGCGTTCCTCCAGGGCCTGCATGACGCCGTCAGCGGCGGCGAGCCCATAGGCGGAACCGCCACTCAGGGTGACCGCATGGATCTGCTGGACGGAGTTGTGGGGTTCCAGGAGGTCTGTCTCCCTGGTGCCCGGTCCGCCGCCGCGGACATCCACACCGGCGTAGGCACCGGCGGGTGCCAGCACCACGCTCACACCGCTATCCCCCAGGGAAACGTGGCCGAGGTGGATGCCGGGGACGTCGCAAAGCATGCCCGTCACCGTTAAGAGCCCATCATCGCTTCCAGCAGGGATTCCTGGGCATAGGCCAACCACTGGACCAGATTCTCCCGGTCCTCTTCAGCTGCTTCACCGCCGCGGAGATCACCAGAGGCGAGATAGAGGCGGATGTCATTGAGGCCCGCGATCCATGCCTGGGCCTCCTCTTCATTCACGCTGACCGCCACATTGCCATCAGGGCCGAGGGCCTGGTTGATCGCCTGCAGGTTGCTGATCTTGGCCCGGGTGATGTCATTTTCATGGAAGGACCGCAACAGGGAATTATCGCCGTCGTATTCCTCATCGCCCTCCATTTCGAAATCAGGGAGCAGCCGGGCCAGAGCCGGGTCCTCGGGGGCGGCCTTATGTCCACTCGGGATTCCGGTCATCTCCGCCAGGGGATCCTTCGGGGCGGCCTGTGCACGCTGGATCAGCGCCTCCGACACCACCGCGGAGAGATTACCCAGCACCTCCCGTTCCATCGGTTCGAAAACACAGGTGTATCTGACGGCCCTCATGAGGACCTTCCGCTTCTTCCATGCCTGCATAGTTAGACCCCTACCCGCCCTGCTGCATCGTCGCCCACAGGCCTGCAATGTGTAATTTCTTCACGTCAGCTTCCACCTTGTCTTTCTCGCCGGAGCTGACCACGGCCTTGCCTTCTGTGTGCACCTGCATCATCAACTCGGTGGCCCGCTTCCGGCTGTAGCCCAGTGTCGTCTGAAACACGTAGGTCACATAACTCATCAGGTTCACCGGGTCATCCCACACGATGCACATCCAGGGCAGGTTCTCACTGGAGACCGTGTGCACATCCATCTCCACCTCGGGAGGGGCGGCAGGTGCAGACGGTGATGACAACACCGGCTGATTCTCCGGGGAGGACGACACCTCCGCATCTGGGCACGTGGACACCGATGACTGCCCAGCTGTGTCAGCAGTCCCGCGACGGTGGAAGTGAGGAAGGCCATTCATGCAGTTCAGCCTAGTCAACTACCCGGACACGGTGCAGGGTGGACCGACTTTTTACCTGAACCTCCCTGGGTAGCAGGCCTTTTACCTGCAGGTTTGATCACTTTCCCGCTGTTGGAGCTGCTGGCAGTGAGGTGCCTGCTCTGTTATCGTGATACGGATGATTCGATGATTTGTCGGATCCCTACGGTGGAAGGATACGACATGATGCGGGACCTCAACACCGAAATCACTGCGATTGTCCGGAAAATGGGGCTTGCCAATGGCAACCCTGTGGAGACGCTGAGTCGCCTTGTTCCGGTATTGTCCGTGGTTCTCACGCTCATCATCACGGTCGCCACAGTGCTCACCGGTCTGGATGATTCGGATGATGCCGGCCCTGATGAGCCCCCGATCGTGGTGCCGGTGGTCAATGAACAGATGCGCACAGATCTGGTCAGAGCCATCAACTATCACCGCATCGTGCCCGCCAGCTTTAATCTGGAACTCCACGCCAGCGCACAGGAGAAGGCAACGGACAACGCCACAGGGGGACGGCTTGGCACGGCCACCGCAGCTGAAAGTCAGATCGTGATGCTACAGGCACGCCAGAGCACTGATATCGCCAGCGTGGATGGGTTCCTCACAATGTGGATGGAGGACTACCCCAACTACGAAGTCCTGATGCATGAGGATAATGAATCCTTCGGAGTCGGCATCGCAGAGGCTAACGGCCAGACCTATGCTGTGGTGCAGTTCATGCAGCGCTAGGTTTTACGTAGGATCATAAGGATGAATCCCACTGCATCCTCCATCCCCCCACAGAGGTCAACGGCCCTGTTGACCGATAAATATGAGCTCACCATGCTCCAGGCGGCGCTGGCCGATGGTTCCGCACACCGTCAGGTTGCCTTCGAGGTGTTCAGCAGGCGGCTGCCCAATGAACGCCGTTATGGTGTGGTGGCGGGTACCGCCCGGGTTCTCCGTGCCGTCCAGGACTTCGTGTTCACCAAGGAGCAGCTCGCGGACCTGGATTTCCTGGATGAGCGCACCCTTGAGTTCCTCTCTAATTACAGGTTCACCGGCCAGATCGACGGATACCGGGAGGGCGAGCTCTACTTCCCCAACTCCCCGTTGCTGACCGTGCGCGGTACCTTCGCTGAATGCGTGGTGCTGGAGACAGTGATCCTGTCCATCATGAACGCTGACTCAGCAGTGGCTTCCGCGGCAGCCCGCATGGTGACCGCCGCCGATGGTCGCGCCATCATCGAGATGGGTTCCCGCCGTACCCATGAGTACGCAGCGGTGACCGCCTCCCGCGCCTCCTACCTCGCTGGATTCTCCGCCACCTCCAACCTCGAGGCCTCCTTCCGTTATGGCATCCCGGCCTCCGGCACGTCCGCCCACGCCTGGACCCTGTTGCACATCAACGAGGATGGCACCCCCAATGAAGCCGCCGCCTTCCGCGCCCAGATTGATGAACTGGGTGTGGACACCGTGCTGCTGGTTGATACCTACGACATCACCCACGGTGTAGAGACCGCCATCGAGGTGGCCGGCCCTGACCTGGGCGGGGTTCGCCTGGACTCCGGCGATCTGGGGGTGCTGGCCCGGAAGGTCCGCAAGCAGCTGGATGATCTCGGCGCCCACAACACCAAAATCGTGGTCTCCTCCGACCTGGATGAATTCACCATCGCCGGCCTGCGTGGTGAACCCGTGGATGTCTTCGGCGTGGGCACCTCCGTGGTCACAGGATCTGGTGCGCCCACTGCGGGCCTGGTGTACAAGATCGTCGAGGTGGACGGCCACCCGGTGGCTAAACGATCCCGCAACAAGGCCAGCAACGGTGGAGCCAAGAAGGCGGTCCGCACCCACCGTTCCACCGGCACCGCGATCGAGGAGATCGTCTACCCCTATCACGCAGAGAAGCCGGACACCGGCAAGCTGGGCACCCTGGAACTGGATATCCCCCTGATGCGTGACGGTGAAGTCCTGGACGGACTGCCCACCCTGGAGGAATCCCGCACGTATCTGGCCAAACAGCTGGTGTCCCTTCCATGGGAGGGCCTGGCGCTCTCCCGCGATGAGCCTGTCCTGCACACCCGCTTCGTGGGTTTTCCTGACGGGGCTTAATCCTCTACAACCTGCCGTTGACTCCACCGTTGAGATTAATAACGCACACCCCTCCCCTGCCACCACCGATCTCGGGGTAACCCCATCACCCAGGCCATCCGGACCACCCATGTCCACCCGCTCCGGATACCCCTCGTTGCTGCGCACGCACCCGTGGTTGAGCAGGCCGGTGAGTTGCAGGGGGATCTGGGGATTGGCGGCGAAGGAATCCCCGAACGAGACATAAGGCACAGGGATGTCCCCGGCCTGGGGGCGCGCATCCGGGTGCAGGTTGGTGGAAGTCTGGGTGCCCAACTCACCGCTGCGCTGACCACCGCAACCACCCGCGCCCCGCTGACTCCCACGTGTCATTCCTCGCCTGGCACAACCCGCCGTCAACTTCTTTTCTGCAAGGGCATGGGCCTTCGGCATCACCCCGCAGTGACATGGGGTTCCGCACCTGGTGTGCTCTTCTTAATCGGGGCTTTTCGTCCCCTGACCGGAGGCCGATACACTGAGACGGATGTCTGACGCCGATTCCACCACCACCCAGCAGTCCGCCACGGAAGAGCCCCTGAACGCCTCCACCGGGGAGCTGCTCACCGCCGCCGTCGAAGCTCTCGGTGGCGCCCGGCGCGCAGGTCAGGAAGCCATGGCGGAGGCCGTCACCAAGGCTTTCGACAACAAGCGCCATCTAGCGGTGCAGGCGGGCACCGGTACGGGTAAATCCCTGGCCTATCTGGTGCCGTCCATCCGGCATGCCCAGACCACGGACTCCACGGTGATCGTCTCCACCGCCACGATCGCGCTACAGCGGCAGTTGGTCAACCGTGACCTCCCGCGTCTCGCGGACACATTGGAGCCGCTGCTGGAGCGTCGCCCCACCTTCGCCATCATGAAGGGTCGCTCCAACTACCTGTGCATGAATAAGATCGCCCGCGAACCGGAGCCGGAGGACACCCTCATGGGTGAGGAGGATGTCTCCTGGCTGGGCAAACACATCGTGCGACTGCACGACTGGGCTAACGAGACAGAGACAGGCGACCGGGATGATCTTGATCCCGGTGTCCCCGACCTGGCGTGGAAACAGGTTAGTGTGACCTCCCGCGAATGCATCGGGGCATCCCGCTGCCCACATGGTGAGGAATGCTTCGCGGAGATCGCCCGTGCCACGGCGAAGGAATCCGACGTTGTGGTCACCAATCATGCGCTCCTGGCCATTGATGCGCTCTCTGATGCCAATGTCCTGCCCGAACATGATGTGGTGGTGATCGATGAGGCCCACGAACTCGATGGCCGCATCACGGCTGTCGCCTCAGCGGAAATCACCGTCAATTCGCTCAACCTGGCTGCCCGCCGCGCGGGGAAACTTGATTCCAATGGGCGCGAGGATAAGGTCACCGAACTGGCCGGTGACCTGGAGCTGATGCTGCAGACCATGCAGCCCGGCAGGTGGCGTGACATGGATGAAGGCTCCAAGGGCACGCTCGGGGCGCTGCGTGATGCCCTGTGGACGCTGCGTCAGCAGATTGCCGCCTCGCCGGAGGGTGAGGCCGCCAACGATCCCGAGCGCAACGCCGAACGACAGAACCTGGCCAATCACCTGCAGGAGATCCATGATTCCATCGTGCGTATCCTCGAGGTCTTCGAGGAAGAAGATGCGGCCAAACAGCATGACGTGGTCTGGCACAACCAGGATGACCGCCGGGGTGACTCCCTCAACGTGGCTCCCCTGTCCGTGGCGGGGTTGCTCCACCAGAAACTCTTCACCGACAACACCGTGATCCTGGCCAGTGCGACGCTGACCATTGGCGGCAATTTCAACGCCATGGCCAACAGTTGGGGGCTGCCGAAGGGCACCTGGGATTCCCTGGATGCGGGTACCCCGTTTGATCCGGCTAAGTCAGGGATTCTCTATACCGCCCGTCATCTTCCTGATCCGGGGAGGGATGGATTACCGCAGGAGACCCTCGATGAGATCTATGAGCTCATCATGGCGGCCGGGGGCAGAACCCTGGGTCTGTTCTCATCCAAGCGTGCTGCGGTTCAGGCGACCGAGGCGATGCGGTTGCGCCTGCCTTTTGATGTGCTGTGCCAAGGTGATGACAACACCGGTGCCCTGGTGAAGAAATTCGCCGAATCCGAGAACATCTGTCTCTTCGGCACCCTGACGCTGTGGCAGGGTGTGGATGTTCCAGGGAAGTCCCTGTCCCTGGTGTTGATCGATCGCATTCCCTTCCCCCGCCCAGATGACCCCCTCCTCCAGGCGAGGAAGGAAGCCGCCGATGCCGAGGGACGCAATGGGTTCATGGAGGTGGCCGCCACGCATGCGGCGTTGCTGATGGCGCAGGGTGCCGGCCGGTTGCTCCGGCATGTCACTGACCGTGGTGTGGTGGCGGTGTTGGATTCCCGCCTGGTCACCAAAAGATATGGCGGTTTCCTGCGTTCCTCCATGCCCCGGTTCTGGGAAACCACCAACGGCGCCACGGTGCGAGAGGCCTTGAAGAGGCTGGTCGCCGGTTAAACCCGCTGGTCAGTACCCGCCACTCACGCACAATCTCAGACCACGGCCACGACCGTCACTGAATTGGGTGCCACTTCGGTGAATCCGGCATCCCGAACCGGCACCGCACCCGGGGCAGCGACCCTATCCGCGAACTCCTCCGGCGGAACCTCCCGGACATGCAGCCTGAAATCTGCAGCCGCCCATTGCCGCACCCACGCAATCGGCTGATGCGCCGCCAGCAGCATGGAAGCATGCCCGACCTGAGCAGCAGCCTTCCCCAGAGTCATCTCCAGGGAGGCATCAATATAGATGATGGGGAAATCATCCCGGATGGGCTTCGGATCATCCAGCGGCAGTTCCGTTCCGGAGATCTGCAGCTTCCGGATATTCTCCGGAACCTCGCTGACCGCGCTGGGCAGAAACGCCCGCACCTGCGCCGAATCATCAGTCACCGTCACACCTGCCAGCTCCTGCACGCGGTCCCAGGCTGAGTTACGCGCCCTGCGCGCAACCTTCCTGATCAGGTGGTCATACCACCGCTCCAGCGCGGCGCGGAACCCGGGATCAGTGGTCACCCTCTCATCAAGACAAAGCTTGACGACGCTCCGAGCAGCCGCCTCCAACACATCCGTCCTCCGCGGCGGATCCGACTTCGGGATGTGGAGCACGATCTGCATGGCCTGAACCGTTCCCGGATCAGAGGGGTCCTCAGAGTGTGGGCCATCGGAAACCCGTGCCGCGAGGAGCGCGTGGGCGGTGACCAGAGGGGCGTCGTCAAGCATCTGTTTTTTAGTGCTCCAGTGGCACGCGGTGGTAGCTGCCGTCCTCGAGATCAGCGAGGTCGATCTCATCGCGGGAGATGCCCAGGATGTGGAGGACCTCATCCAGGAACGGGTGGTTCACGGAGGTATCGGCGATCTCCTTGAGAGCCGGCTTGGCGTTGAAAGCGATGCCGAGGCCCGCAGCGGAGAGCATGTCGATGTCATTGGCACCATCGCCGACGGCGACGGTCTGATACATCTTCAGGCCGGAATCGTCTGCGAACTCACGTAACAGCGTGGCCTTGGCCGCACGATCCACGATCTCCCCGATGACACGTCCGGTGAGCTTGCCATCAATGATCTCCAGGGTGTTGGCCCGGACATAATCCAGATCCAGTTCCTCAGCGAGGTCCTCCAGCACCTGATTGAAACCACCGGAAACCACGGCGGTCTTATAACCGAGACGCTTGAGAGTGCGGATGGTGGTGCGGGCGCCCGGGGTCAGGACGATGTCCTTGGCCACCTCATCGATGACGGAGGCGTCCAGACCCGCCAATGCCTTCACGCGCTCACGGAGGGACTCCTCAAAGTCCAGCTCACCGCGCATGGCACGCTCGGTCACCTCCGCGACCTCAGCTTCCTTGCCGGCATGCGCGGCAAGCATCTCAATGACTTCACCGGTGATGAGGGTGGAATCACAGTCGAAGCAGACCAGGCGCTTGGAACGACGCAGCAGGCCGGAACGCTCAATGGCAATATCCACGTTCAGTTCCGTGGTCAGAGCTGCGAGTGCCTTACGGATTTTCTGCGCGCCACCGGGGCTGGTGTCCGGGACGGTCACCTTGAGCTCGAGACCGGTGACCGGGTAATTCGAGATTCCGCGGATGGTATCAATATTGGCATCATAATCAGCGAGCGTCTGACCGATGCGGGACAGGTCGATGGCATCCACCGGATCACCCAGGACCACCACCACGTGGGAAGAACGCGGGCGCGAGGACATGACGGTGTCCTGCAGCTCCATCACCACTGTCTGACCATGCACCTTGAGAGTGTCCTGCAGTCCGTCAGTAACCGTTTCCACACGGCCGGGGGCGATCCCCACGAAGGCCGCCAGGCTGAGGAATCCTCGGAAAATGGACTGCTCAACATCGAGCACCTGGACCTGGTTCGCTGACAACACGCGGAAGAACGCGGCGGTTACGCCGGGGCGGTCCTTGCCACTGAGGGTGATCACTGCGGGGTGGTATCCCTCCCGCAGGGCAACCTGCTGCCCGGTGGAGGAGATATCGTTGTCGATCTGGGAAAGTTCAGTCACGACAGTCATTCTTTCATAGTTCAGGGGGAGGAAACGACATTGACCCCGGCAGAGAATCTACCGGGGTCATTGCAGTCGGAGGGGACTTGATTCAGCCCTTAACGTACTTCGCTTGGCGAAGGAGTCTGGGTGGTTTCTGCACGCAGGTCATGCTCGCCGACATGGGCCTCAAGGCGCATGCGCTCGATCATGTGCGGGTAGTGCAGCTCGAACGCAGGGCGCTCGGAGCGGATGCGAGGCAGGGAGGTGAAGTTGTGGCGTGGAGGAGGGCAGGAGGTAGCCCACTCCAGGGAGTTGCCGTAACCCCATGGATCATCCACGGTAACAAGCTCACCGTAGCGCCAGGACTTGAAGACGTTCCAGACGAATGGAATGACGGAGAGTCCGAGCAGGAAGGAGAAGATCGTGGAGATCTGGTTGAAGATGGTGAATCCATCGGAGTCCAGGTAGTCAGCGTAACGACGTGGCATACCCATGTTGCCCACCCAGTGCTGGATGAGGAAGGTGCCGTGGAAACCGACGAAGGTCAGCCAGAAGTGGATCTTGCCAAGACGCTCGTCGAGCATGCGGCCGGTCATCTTCGGGAACCAGAAGTAGACGCCTGCACAGGATGCGAACACCACGGTACCGAAGAGGGTGTAGTGGAAGTGCGCGATCAGGAAGTAGGAGTCAGACAGGTGGAAGTCCAGTGGTGGGGCTGCCAGCATGATGCCGGTCAGACCACCGAAGAGGAAGGTGGACATGAAGCCCACGGACCAGATCATCGGGGTCTCCCAGGTGATATGGCCCTTCCACATGGTTCCAACCCAGTTGAAGAACTTCACGCCGGTCGGAACCGAGATGAGGAACGTCATGAAGGAGAAGAACGGAAGGAGAACCGCACCGGTGACGAACATGTGGTGAGCCCACACAGCCATGGACAGGGCGCCGATGGACAGGGTCGCGAAGACCAGGCCGACGTAGCCGAACATTGGCTTACGGGAGAACACCGGGATGATCTCCGAGACGATGCCGAAGAACGGCAGCGCGAGGACATACACCTCAGGGTGGCCGAAGAACCAGAACAGGTGCTGCCAGAGGATGGAGCCGCCGTTGGCTGGATCGTAGATGTGGCCGCCGAGCTTGCGGTCGTAGAGAACACCCAGAGCAGCAGCGAGCAGCAGTGGGAAGATCAGCAGAGCCAGAACGGAAACAACGAAGATGTTCCAGGTGAAGATCGGCATACGGAACATGGTCATACCAGGTGCGCGGAGGCAGAGGATGGTGGTGAGCATGTTGATGGCGGAGGCGACGGTACCGATACCGGTCGCACCGACGCCGACGATCCACATGTCAGAGCCGAGGCCCGGGGAGTGGATGGAGTCAGAAAGTGGGGAGTACATGGTCCAACCGAAGTCGGCAGCACCACCCGGGGTCAGGAAGCCACTCAGCATCGCGATACCACCGACGGTGGTGATCCAGAAGCCGAAGGCGTTCAGGCGTGGGAAAGCAACGTCAGGCGCACCGATCTGGAGCGGCAGGACGTAGTTGGCGAAGCCCCAGACGATCGGGGTTCCGTAGAGCAGCAGCATGACAGTTCCATGCATGGTGAACAGCTGGTTGAACTGCTCATTCGACAGGAACTGAAGACCCGGGGTGAAAAGCTCTGCTCGGATAAGCAGGGCCATCAGGCCACCGAGGAAGAAGAAGCTGAAGGACATGATGATATACATGATGCCCAGCTGCTTGTGGTCGGTGGTGGTCATCATCATCCACGCTTTACTACCCTTGCGTGCATGGCCTGTCGGCTCGGGCCTCTGCGGGGCGACGTGCCCGTCGACCCTAGGCGCCACAGCGGTCATAGGTTCCTCCTGACTACGGGACGATCCATTCGGATTACCGATCGTCCTTTAACAACACTGCCTTATCCTAGGTGACAGGCAGGATCCGATGCCAGCCCAAAATGGCCGGTATGCAGCTAACTGTAACCCCTTGGAGGGCCCAGAAAAAATGTTTTAACTACATTGATTGACCTCCCCCTCGCCGACCGGTCGACGTTTCCCCCGCGGTTTCATTCAAACTTGTGAGGGGGTTCACATCCCAGGGCCATTTCACCTGCATGACGCACCCCTCCCCCACTCCCCCATCGGGGCCGGAATACCACCCCCCGTGTGGGCTCAACCTAAAGGTTGACACGGTCCCCGAGCTGGCAGATTCAGGGTCGGAGGATTGAAAAACTCTTGCATGATGAGCGGAAAACTTGTCATTCGTATTGCGGCCCGGGATCGTTCAGACAAGTGCCAACTGCGGATTCTCATCGGTTTTCCGGCAGGCCCCGATGAATGACAAGTTTTGCTCACGACTGCCGCCCCATATGCATAACGTGACAAGGGTTCCAGAAGATCACACCGTCTCGCTCTGCATAACCAGGCGTGCATCGTGGCGTACAACTCAGCTTAATGTTGTGATTCCTTATATATAGGTGGCAGTGGAACACTAAAAGGGCCGCATGCCCCTCACGACATGCGGCCCTTTCAATGATCACACTGGATTACTACTGTCACGCTTCCGGCGACAAGCCCCTACGATCCGACTGGTTTAGAAATCCCAGTCATCGTCCTCGGTGTTCTCGGCCTTCCCGATGACATAGGAGGAACCTGATCCCGAGAAGAAATCATGGTTCTCATCGGCATTCGGTGACAGGGCGGAGAGAATGGCCGGCGACACCTTGGTCTCATCCGCCGGGAACAGTCCTTCATAGCCCAGGTTGTTCAGGGCTTTGTTGGCGTTGTACCGCAGGAAACGCTTGACGTCCTCAGTCCATCCGAGATCATCGTAGAGATCCTCGGAGTACTGGGTCTCATTGTCATAGAGATCATAGAGCAGATCGAAGGTGTACTCCTTCAGCTCCTCCTGGCGCTCCGGGGATTCCTTGGCCACGGCCTTCTGATACTTGTAGCCGATGTAATAACCATGGACAGCCTCATCACGGATGATGAGACGGATGACATCCGCGGTGTTGGTCAGCTTGGCATGGCTGGACCAGTACATGGGCAGGTAGAAACCGGAGTAGAAGAGGAAGGACTCGAGGATGACGGACGCGACCTTGCGCTTGAGCGGATCATCGCCCTCGTAGTAGGCGAGGATGATCTTGGCCTTGCGCTGCAGAGCCTCATTTTCCTCAGACCAGCGGAAGGCATCATTGATTTCCGGGGTGGAGGCCAGGGTCATGAAGATATTGGAGTAGGACTTCGCGTGGACAGACTCCATGAAGGCGATGTTGGTGAGGACAGCCTCTTCGTGGAGGGACTCCGCATCCGGCAGGAGGGAGACGGCACCAACGGTTCCCTGGATGGTGTCCAGCAGAGTCAGACCCGTGAACACACGCATGGTGGCGCGCTTCTCCAGGTCGGTGAGGGTTCCCCAGCTCTTGATGTCGTTGGACACTGGTATCTTTTCAGGGAGCCAGAAGTTGCCTGTGAGTCGATCCCAGACTTCCAAGTCCTTGTCATCAGGGATGGAGTTCCAGTTGATCGCCACAACTGGCTTCGGATGGTTCTCGAGGTACGCCTCGTGGGTGCTCAGGTCAGCGTCAACAGCCATGGTTCGCCCTGTTCCTCTCTATACAAGAACGGTGGAAAACCGGATCCGAATCGCAGGCGGTGATGGCCACCTCACGCATAGTCCGGTACGTCTACGAGACTACTCGCCCCCGCGTGTACATGAGGGACTGACCCCTGAGGCCCGCACTCTTACCCTGGTGGCCCACCGCGGGGCGGTTAATTTCATCACAATTGCATATAGTTCAATGCCCCGGACCCCTGCTGCCGGACGGTGGTTCAATACTTCTGTGCCCTGTTCGCGTGTCGCGCTGAACTCAGATTGATTGGCCTGAATTATTGCGTTGACCTGTCCACTTAGACAAAGCCTTTAAGGTGATCCAGGCCCCCTTCAGGACTCCCGGTGCCCTCCCCGTTCCAGATTCAGCCACCCTGAAAAGACTGCAAAAATGCTGGTTATGGTGCGCTAACCTTTGC is a window from the Corynebacterium faecale genome containing:
- the nrdF gene encoding class 1b ribonucleoside-diphosphate reductase subunit beta is translated as MAVDADLSTHEAYLENHPKPVVAINWNSIPDDKDLEVWDRLTGNFWLPEKIPVSNDIKSWGTLTDLEKRATMRVFTGLTLLDTIQGTVGAVSLLPDAESLHEEAVLTNIAFMESVHAKSYSNIFMTLASTPEINDAFRWSEENEALQRKAKIILAYYEGDDPLKRKVASVILESFLFYSGFYLPMYWSSHAKLTNTADVIRLIIRDEAVHGYYIGYKYQKAVAKESPERQEELKEYTFDLLYDLYDNETQYSEDLYDDLGWTEDVKRFLRYNANKALNNLGYEGLFPADETKVSPAILSALSPNADENHDFFSGSGSSYVIGKAENTEDDDWDF